The segment TTGCTGATGGATAGATGGCATTATTGGTTTGATTGGCTTACCACGATGTGATTGTATAACGATTTATTTTTTGTGACTGAAGTGGTTTGATGATATCTTCGTAAACATCTATCAACTTTGTTGTATTTTGTGGATCATGTAGCTATTATTGATTGTTCAAGGGTTATACATGTCTTGagataattaaatttgattgtaCTATAACTACTGCTTAAAGATGATTCACATCGaaccacaaaaaaataaaaataaagaattatacaaaaatttgaagtttgaaataTCCGACCATAATTGATttgatttcattaattaatacaaaaaatcttacattttaatttgactttaaattttaaaatcttttagcattagaaaatatcaaattacTACCAAATTAAAGTCTAAAATTGTGTTATTTTCCAACATTTGGTGTTTAATAGActtattataaaaaagaaatgtgTTAATCAAAGTtaaaaggagaaagaagaacTATGTACCCACTCCGTTTCAATTTAACACACTTATTTTAATCTGTTCAAAAAAAGTTACTTTTTTACAAATGAAAATCATCTAACTTTAAGATATTCTTTTAGtttattgttaataattttttatagcaATAGTCTACAAATTTTAGTAATgttgttttttgttttaaattttgtgttaaGTTAAACAAGCGATACAAAAAATAGAATGTAAATTGATTGTATGATTTCAGGCTGATGTATGTCACGCTTATCAAGTATTGAAGGCTGGTGGTCTTAAGGAAGAGAACATCATTGTATTCATGTACGATGATATTGCTTACAATACAAAAAACCCTAGACCTGGTGTCATCATCAATaaccgacaaggccatgatgtTTACAAAGGTGTCCCTAAGGtttgttcttttaattttgtgttcaATTTTCAAGATTATTAGAATGTTTGTTAAATAATGAATGttttctcttctatttttgTTGTGGCAGGATTATGTAGGTGATGATGTTAATGCTAAAAACTTTTTCAATGTCATCCTTGCCAACAGAAGTGGTGTTGTTGGAGGAAGTGGTAAAGTTTTGAAGAGTGGCCCAAATGATCATATCTTCATATACTATGCTGATCATGGTGGCCCTGGAGTGATTAGTAAGTATTGTTTACTCAACCAATACACCTTTTGTCCCAATTCTGGTGtcctacttttctttttagtctgtcgagtttctttttatatttagttagtttttcaattttgaaatttcatatgCAAGTTTAACACCACAAGCTTAGAAACTCTTAAACTTTGTGATACTTAAATAGGACGCTTGGAGTAGTTATTATATCACAAAGTCAGTTTATTTGTTTGTTGAAAAGAATTGGAATCCAGAAGAAATGTGACTTTCTGACACAATTAACTTATTAGTTGAGTGACTGTGAAAAATGAGACCCTACTTTGAAGTTTTGGTTGTTATACACTTGATTATAGAATATATGGATAAATGGATATTTTGTCGTTGTTGCTGTGAATGTGTATAAGCAATTCATATTCGGAACTTACCTTCTGATGACATAGTTAGGCAAATGGAAAATTAAGCTAATACTCCTTACAAATCGAAGCTTGGAATTTGTGATACTCTGAAACTGATTAGGATACACATAattgttttcttgtttttattattatcagcAATGCCAAGTGGAGAATTGATTCACGCAGATGAACTATTTAACGTGTTGAAAAAGAAGCATGCTTTAGGGACGTATGATAGACTGGTAACTTGCTTTCTTTAGTTTTGTCAGTCTTTCTTTCCCTTTGCGCGGATGTTTGATCAGTGAAATATAAAGTCTGTATTTTATGTTGGATGATATTCAGGTGATTTACATAGAAGCCTGTGAGTCTGGAAGCATGTTTGATGGTATTCTCCCCAAAGGACTTAATATCTATGCCACGACTGCATCAAAACCTGATGAAAACAGTTTTGCCACATATTGTGGCGATGGTACTCCAGATCATCCCTGCTTTGGTCCGTGTTCCCTTCCCGAGTTTAAGGGTATTTGCTTGGGAGACTTGTACAGTGTTGCCTGGATGGAAGATAGgtataaacaatttttataccTCTTTTCTCGTAGTCCACATTGTTAGAAAGGAGTATGTCAATTGTCAAGTATAGATTCTTGTATTTTGTTTCTATAATTTACACTTGGAAATGAAGTATTATGTCAAACTAATTGTTTGCACCTATGAACAGTGATGTACAAGATCGAAAAACTAACACGTTGCATGGGCAGTATAGTCGAGTAAGAGTTTATATTGTTATGGACAAATATTGCATATTTGTTTGAGCAATACCTATGTTTTCTATATGATTTTATTGTTGCTCAGGTTGCAAAAAGAACTGCAGCCAACTTAACATATGGCTCTCATGTCATGCAATACGGTGATTTAATGGTGAGTTTTGATCCTCTTGCCACGTATATGggtgaaaatttcaaaaatcatagtGATGACTCTGTTGATGCCAAGTCATTCTCGACATCATCATCAAGGAATGTGGATCAGCGCAACAGTGAACTTTTCTATCTGTTCACCAAAGTAAGTTTCTACCTCTTTTTTTTATGGAGAATCCATCTTCCTACACATGATTTCAgtaattttctttcttaatgTTTGCAGCACCAAAAGGCTCCTGAAGGCTCCGATGAGAAATATGAAGCTCTTGTGAAACTAAATAAAGTTAAGTCACAGAGAAGTCAAGTGGACAACAATGTAAAACATCTAGGGGAGCTTCTTTTTGGTGTTGAAAAAGGTAACGAGGTACTAAACAGTGTTCGACCTGCTGGAAAACCACTTGTTGACAACTGGGATTGCCTTAAGTCCTATGtaagtatttaattaacatTGCAATACAAGCAATATTTTCAGTTTAATTTTCgttttttgttcttttgatgAGAATATGACTGCTCTGTTTGTGAGAATAGGTCAAGATATTTGAGGCACATTGTGGAAGATTAACAACGTATGGAAGGAGACATTTACGTGGTATCGCCAACATCTGTAATGCTGAGATTACGAATGAGAAAATGGTTTCTATGTCTGCACAAGCATGTTCAAGTTAGTTGAGAATTTTGGCAAAGGAGGAAGTATACTTCTGTTTAGTTGATAGCTACATTCAGAAAAAGGCTGCTTAGAAGCAGATCTTTACCTGGTATCCATGTACTAAAGCTTTATTTTCTCAATGATAATGCCCTTTTTGACCGTTTTATGCATTTACCGAGTCTTATTCAGTTCCATCCACGCtcaattttgtttgtttatttggAAGAAAATGATGAAGCCTTTAGCCGCTACTACATAATTCTAGCCCTTCttatttgatgtttattttttgaaaaagtagTAAGTAAAGAGAGTTGTATACAATCATAATTTTGTCGATATATTTGGTATGACGACGAATGTttaccaaaaaaagaataatggaaaaaaatatcatgttcAGAGTGAAGACAAAGATCTTCATTGTCTTCTTTGTTCTTCATATAAATATTACTTTTTCATTatgagtgtgtttggtacgcatgaaaatattttcttgaaaaacatgcagatttctaacttattttctcatttatgGTTGGTGAATAGAAAGTTTTTTTGATGTGTGGttgatgaatgaaaatattttttattttggctTGAGACTAGAAAATTTTCctttgaaaaataattcttCATCCGAAAATTAACCATGATAATTGATCTAGGAAATGACCCCGATGACCGTTCCAAAATTTGATCATGAGATCTAACCCAAGACCTTATCCAAACTTTCGACCtgggaaaatattttcaaaagcaattatttttttaaaatacttttaacgAGGGTGGTGGAAATNNNNNNNNNNNNNNNNNNNNNNNNNNNNNNNNNNNNNNNNNNNNNNNNNNNNNNNNNNNNNNNNNNNNNNNNNNNNNNNNNNNNNNNNNNNNNNNNNNNNNNNNNNNNNNNNNNNNNNNNNNNNNNNNNNNNNNNNNNNNNNNNNNNNNNNNNNNNNNNNNNNNNNNNNNNNNNNNNNNNNNNNNNNNNNNNNNNNNNNNNNNNNNNNNNNNNNNNNNNNNNNNNNNNNNNNNNNNNNNNNNNNNNNNNNNNNNNNNNNNNNNNNNNNNNNNNNNNNNNNNNNNNNNNNNNNNNNNNNNNNNNNNNNNNNNNNNNNNNNNNNNNNNNNNNNNNNNNNNNNNNNNNNNNNNNNNNNNNNNNNNNNNNNNNNNNNNNNNNNNNNNNNNNNNNNNNNNNNNNNNNNNNNNNNNNNNNNNNNNNNNNNNNNNNNNNNNNNNNNNNNNNNNNNNNNNNNNNNNNNNNNNNNNNNNNNNNNNNNNNNNNNNNNNNNNNNNNNNNNNNNNNNNNNNNNNNNNNNNNNNNNNNNNNNNNNNNNNNNNNNNNNNNNNNNNNNNNNNNNNNNNNNNNNNNNNNNNNNNNNNNNNNNNNNNNNNNNNNNNNNNNNNNNNNNNNNNNNNNNNNNNNNNNNNNNNNNNNNNNNNNNNNNNNNNNNNNNNNNNNNNNNNNNNNNNNNNNNNNNNNNNNNNNNNNNNNNNNNNNNNNNNNNNNNNNNNNNNNNNNNNNNNNNNNNNNNAGTGGCGTAGCCACATATATAGTGGACACCCTTGGTCAGAAAAAATACcctatatataagtaaaatgatatatgaaatgcttaataacatattttggacacccttaaCATAACAAATTGCTATTTCTGGACACCCTTTGTTAAATTCCTGGCTCCGCCATTGGTTAGcgtaaaaaatgaaattttattaaaacttgaatattttccaaaaacatttttttaaaaaaaaaatttgaccgGGGCGGCCTAAGTTGGGGTCGGctcaaaatatgaaattttttaaactttgaaatatttttcaaaaataaaaatcttaaaatttaaaggCTCGAgtagagttttggaaaatattttctttaatttttgaaggaaagtcattttcattaaatttgagaaaaatgagttgatttagaaaatattttccaaagcATTTAAACAAACCAAACGTGGGAACCAAGCACATCCTACATTTCTCTTGCTCACGTTGCAAAAAGAACTGCAGCCAACTTAACATATGGCTCTCATGTCACACAATACGGTGATTTAGTGGTGAGTTTTGATCCTCTTGCCATGTATATGggtaaaaatttcaaaaattacaGTCATGACTCTCTGGATGCAAAGTCATTCTCGACATCATCATCAAGGAATGTGGATCAGCGCAGTACTTAACTCTTCTATGTCCTCACCAATGTAAGTTCCTACCTCTTTTTGATGGAGAATTCATCTTCCTACACATGATTTCAGTAATGTTCTTTCCTCAATATTTGCAGCACCAAAACGCTCCTGAAGACTCCTATGAGAAATATGAAGCTCTTGTGAAACTAAATGAAGTTATGTCACAGAGAAGTCAAGTTGACAAAAATGTAAAACATCTAGGGGAGCTTCTTTTAGGTGTTGAAAAAGGTAACGAGGTACTAAATAGTGTTTGAACTGCTGGATAACCACTTGTAGACAACTGAGATTGCTTTAAGTCCTATGTAAGTATTTAACTTTGCAATTTTCgtgttcttttcttttgatgAGAATATGACTAGTCTATTCCTGAGAATTGGTCAAGATATTTGAGGCATATTATGAAAGATTAACAACGTATGGAAGGAAACATGTATGTGGTATCACCAACATCTGCAATGCTGGGATTACGAGTGAGAAAGTGACTGCTATGTCTGCACAAACATGTTCAAGTTAGTAGAGGATACTCAATGTAGTTGGCAAATAGTATATTTTGCTAGTTTCTCATGCCATTGcttcaaaattttctcttttaattgaTAGCTACATTCAGAAAAAGGGCAGCTTAGAAGtattttttctgttttgttGGGGGTAAATGATGAAGAGCAGTTACAGCAATGATAATTGTATTTGgcatgaagaaaaatatttgccttaaaaaatgaaaaaaacatatCATGTACAGAGTAAAGATAAAGATCTACATTGTCTTCTTTGTTcttcatataaatattatatacaattaatttataatacaaCTTCATTGCATCGTCTCTCCAATTTCCTCAAGTgcatatttatatgtatataagtgATACTTgtcatattaataatttatagtctaaatagattaaattaatttaacaacTCTTTTAACTATAATTAGAAGATTAATTAGGAAAAGAAGTCACAAACTTTAGTAAGAAAAATGTCTTTGGCTCTTCactcatatcattatttttatgatatatgttTTACCTCTACACTAATATCATTTTCCTAATCTAAAGTAAGAATTTCCTtcgtttattttaattttttatatctgGAAAGTGgataaaaatgagaaaaataataattaaagattaaaagaGGAGACCGTTTTCTaaagaaaatattctaaaatattttacaattacTATTATACAATATCTTCTTTCCTctccattttcttttcattttttgcataatttatttgtaaatgcttatcatcatcatcatcataaacaTTTTTGTTGTGAAGATTGTATGGGAAATCTTTCTTGTCAAAACCCAGCCCTCTTCTATTGTTGTTTCCTTGACCAATCAGATTTGTAAGAATCTTAGAAGAATTGGTCCATTTGAGGGATTTTTCCAGTTCCTCTTTTACACGGACAAAGTCCCTCTCCAGCACaagaattctctctagaacaATTTTCATCTTCATTTCAGCTGTGTGCAACTTATTTTCAAGTTGCATGATGCTGGCTTCATTCTTTGCTTTAAGAACTGTAGTAGTCAACCCCTTTTATATTTTCCTTCAGTTCTAGATTTTCAGCTTCCAGAACAACCATTTGACCTTCAATATCAAATATTTGGATAACTAAAGCAATTTTCCATCTTGGGAGATGTCTAGGCTACTGTTCACGagattatttttagttgttagCTCACTCATCAAATCAAGTAATACAACGACTAGCTTTATCAATTTATTAGTAGAAAAGATATTCAAGTTTTGCTTGAAatatgatagagttgtcttttCATCACCGTGTTCCTCGTCTGAATTTGCCATGAAAGCTTCATCTGAGTGCTCAGAATCATCGGAATCACTTGAGGAATTTTTTCATCCATTGAAATCCATTTTCACTGCCCGATAAAAAGCTTCTATTCTGCTTATGTTGTCATGGACAACTGCCCCCCCCCCCCCNNNNNNNNNNNNNNNNNNNNNNNNNNNNNNNNNNNNNNNNNNNNNNNNNNNNNNNNNNNNNNNNNNNNNNNNNNNNNNNNNNNNNNNNNNNNNNNNNNNNNNNNNNNNNNNNNNNNNNNNNcccccccccccctctttgTCTTTTCCCTTGAGAATGAGACTCTCATTTTTTCGATACAACTCATGAACTTGAAGATGTTCGAATAGTGAATTTAGAGTCACCACGTCATGATCCCTTGTCTCATCGCCAAGCACAAATTCATTTGTCCATGATATGAGAAGAATTCCAGTATCTTAGAGACTTCCTTGCACACATGGAGAAGTTCTTAAAGAGCTTGAGCTCATTTGCAATGGTAGAGAATCTGGTACGCAATTCATGAATAGATAAACCTTCTTTTACGATGAAGCTTTCAAACTGAGTAGTAAAGCGATTTATCTTAGATATTCTTGTTTCATCAGTACCCTCATACGTTGTTCTCGACAGATCCCGGATTTCCTTGGATGATTCACAAGATGAGATCAGATCATATTCATTTACACTAAGGCAACACACCAGTGGCTTCCTAGCCTTGTGGTTTTCTCGACTAACCTTTTATTAGAGATGTTATAATGTTGTCGAGTTTTGGAAATGACTCTTATGACCTCTCCATCTTTAACCTCCACAGTTGGCACATAAGGACCTTCACAAGTAATATTCCATACCTCAATGACCTCAACTATTAGATAGTCACTCATCCAAATCTTCCACAATCTATATATAGAACTGGTCATCAAGAAGAGGTGGCCTTGCGGGGGACTAAATTCTTTGCACGCTCACTCGTGTTGCCATTACTTGTAGAAAATATTTCTCTTGGTGTTAACAAGGTATAGATCCCAAGATGTATGCGTCCACTATCAGTGAACGAACCAGGTGGAGTTTTGCATGGAACCTCTTTGCTCAAGGGAGTTAAATCACAATCTGTCACACatgaattttgaaatgttttcacttatcttctcaagaaaaagtaaaacataTATTACAACCACAACCGTGAGATTAACACCTTAATCCGACAGTAAGTGATAATCTTATTACTTACTGAGCCTAAGTAATAATCTTATTGCCTACTAAACCAACCGACTCTAGTTGATCTAGACTTCAACTACCCCACAAGGCTAAATCTAGCCACCAACTCCGATCTTCAAAACAAGAGCATAAATGAGCAGCAATTATGTTGCACTACACGTCAACTAACTATACCCAAGAGAACGCCAAAAAATTGAGTAAAAAGGCTTCACCAAAACATAGATGATTCGACTAACTAACTCTAGTTAATACGAATCAAACTAAATACGTAGACAAGCAAATGATCTACTATCCTTTATAATCAGGAGTAGATTTACAATGTAAGAACATAAGATACAAAGctcaaaatacaacaaagacTCTTTAGCAATCTATCAGGTCCCTTTATTGAGTTGAGCAGTGTCCTTCTTTGAAGATGGTCTTCTCTTTGTAAGCTTAAGAATTTTTTGCCAAATCTCGATTTTATGTTTTGTGAgaagaaattatattaaatgaaCACAAACTCCTTGTGACGTCCTCATTGGCTGAGATATGCTTCTCTAAAAGAAGTGCACCAACCACATCAGAGTTGACAACTTTTTTGAAAGCTGTCTTGTCGTCTTTTTCACATACGTAGTCCTgcagggaccaggtcccttgtaATGTTCTTTGTGAGTTTTTTAGAAGATTCGCTAACTCTGTTTCTCTTTTTAATGAATGAATcttcttgttatttttcattttgattatatcgacaaaaaagaattattttccaCTGGACAAACAACCTTGTCTATTTCTATTGGTGAAGTATACTGACGACTTCGCCAACCCACTGACAGGTTTACAGTTGTACACCATTATACATCTGATGGACAGAACTTTGTCAGAGACTAAGTCCCTGTATTTGTGAGTCATTAAAACAGACAATCTCGTCTACTCTTCCTATTGGTGCAGTACACTGTatttttcacctaccacctgacatgacagTTCACTACAACAAATTCGATTATCAGGGGAcaaataatttcttcatttatagatcatatttcgtcactaaaaatcttgtgtgacgaaaaataatttgtcactCAGTCTTCACTTATGTGTGTCtctaaaagtatacaaagaTGATTTAGTACTTCGtcactaaaaatattatattaactacaaaaatcCAGTCTAATAATGTTATCAGTGAAAATATTACTTCAACCTTTTCATTGGAGTAGCATTTTTCCTCATTGACGCATATAGGTCCACATGGTTCATctatccaaattttttttttggaaaaaccaTGCATGAATTAGAATTGAGTATTCCTCAAAACTTACAATGGAAATCatgttatccttgttttttCATGGTAGCTCTAAGATAATGGCATTGTATTGACACTTTTGATTTTTAGATGAGAGTTCAAGGTGGAATAGATAAAAATGTGTTTAGGATTTGATTCTTCCtcatgaaatgaaaatgagaaACTATATGCTTTTAAGCTTGCGAAAAAAAT is part of the Solanum pennellii chromosome 8, SPENNV200 genome and harbors:
- the LOC107027362 gene encoding vacuolar-processing enzyme-like, with translation MIYRDNIVGVFFLVLVSIFVNIESRSISQFLTQKTKGTKWAVLISGSAGWINYRHQADVCHAYQVLKAGGLKEENIIVFMYDDIAYNTKNPRPGVIINNRQGHDVYKGVPKDYVGDDVNAKNFFNVILANRSGVVGGSGKVLKSGPNDHIFIYYADHGGPGVITMPSGELIHADELFNVLKKKHALGTYDRLVIYIEACESGSMFDGILPKGLNIYATTASKPDENSFATYCGDGTPDHPCFGPCSLPEFKGICLGDLYSVAWMEDSDVQDRKTNTLHGQYSRVAKRTAANLTYGSHVMQYGDLMVSFDPLATYMGENFKNHSDDSVDAKSFSTSSSRNVDQRNSELFYLFTKHQKAPEGSDEKYEALVKLNKVKSQRSQVDNNVKHLGELLFGVEKGNEVLNSVRPAGKPLVDNWDCLKSYVKIFEAHCGRLTTYGRRHLRGIANICNAEITNEKMVSMSAQACSS